The proteins below are encoded in one region of Struthio camelus isolate bStrCam1 chromosome 11, bStrCam1.hap1, whole genome shotgun sequence:
- the LOC104142858 gene encoding regulator of cell cycle RGCC isoform X2 encodes MAAEPAAALPDDLSSLLQEFDEVIEDFDRGPACQYEQHLEELKRKVGHSVYDSGIDELESTSSSPGSSLNSSEEDLNAPANAYTSKEM; translated from the exons atggccgccgagcccgccgccg CACTGCCGGATGACTTAAGCAGCCTTTTGCAGGAGTTTGATGAGGTGATTGAGGACTTTGACAGGGGCCCTGCATGTCAGTATGAACAGCATCTGGAAGAGCTGAAGAGGAAAGTGGGCCACAGTGTATATGACAGTGGCATTGATGAGCTAGAGA GTACCAGCTCATCCCCAGGAAGCAGTCTAAACTCCAGTGAGGAAGATCTCAATGCTCCTGCTAATGCTTACACCTCTAAAG AGATGTAA
- the LOC104142858 gene encoding regulator of cell cycle RGCC isoform X1: MAAEPAAALPDDLSSLLQEFDEVIEDFDRGPACQYEQHLEELKRKVGHSVYDSGIDELESTSSSPGSSLNSSEEDLNAPANAYTSKAKLGDTQELEEFIADLDKVLEEM, translated from the exons atggccgccgagcccgccgccg CACTGCCGGATGACTTAAGCAGCCTTTTGCAGGAGTTTGATGAGGTGATTGAGGACTTTGACAGGGGCCCTGCATGTCAGTATGAACAGCATCTGGAAGAGCTGAAGAGGAAAGTGGGCCACAGTGTATATGACAGTGGCATTGATGAGCTAGAGA GTACCAGCTCATCCCCAGGAAGCAGTCTAAACTCCAGTGAGGAAGATCTCAATGCTCCTGCTAATGCTTACACCTCTAAAG CTAAGCTTGGAGACACACAGGAGCTGGAAGAGTTCATTGCAGATCTGGATAAAGTGCTAGAGG AGATGTAA